The genomic stretch GGCGACAGCGAGCGCTGGACGGGGCCGCCCAGCTTGATTCAGTGGTGTGTACGTGTGACACGGAGAGGCTGAGTGGTACTTTTCCTGCACATGGGTATAGTATCTGGATGGGTGTACctctggctgtggggggcagggaCTGAGGACCATTGTGGATGCTAGAGTGAAGCGAGGGGCGCGTGTCAAGCACAGCTACCAAAACAGGTGCCATCAGCAGCAAAAAAGTGCTTCAACAGAACGCTTCTTAAGCTTGAAGTGAATCTCTTTGCCGTACAAAGGGTCTAGACCTTAAAAGGCAAATATACAGGACTAAAGGGCCCCTCGCCATGTCAATATTTTGCTCGCTCACCGAACGACCCGGTCCACTTGAGTTAGACGGCTCATTAAATACGGCTGGATGAGCACCACGATGCTTTCCGTCTTTCTGAGCTCCTTTGTGGCAAAGAAACAACAAACGCATTTGTCCTGCAGGAAGCGTGGGCACATCCAAGCGAAACAGAGGCATTATGGGAGCAGTGCAGAGGACGTGGCGAGATGCAGTGCAGCACAGTGTTTGCGTGAGCGTGGCTACGCGGGGTAGAGTCACAGCACGGTGGCGTTGTGCCCCTCCATCGTAGGCAGCCTGGGGTCCTGCATTGTGGCCGTCCCCATCGTGACAAGCAATGGTCGGCCGTCCTCCGGGACGCCCAGCCGTGCCATAGATACGGGCctctgggaggggggcacgggtggtgggggcggggcctgagCCACGAGGGGCTCCATAGGCAGGCCCTGCTCCTGGTAACCATAGCCGATGTTTCCGCATGGGAAGCGGCGCAGTCTGAAGAGAGGCACGGGAGGAAGGGATGCCGAATCCAAAAGGAGTGGGGcggctgtgggggtggggggcggtggGGGAGGGAGCAGCGGCCGACAAAGGCCTtggtgctgctgctggagcAGCTGTTTGTGCTGGAGCTGCAGACCGGCGGCCTCCCCCACAGTCCGGCCCCCATGctcctgcccctcccccagggCCCTCCCCACCACCTGCCTCTGCTGCCtccgctgctgctgctgcaggaacCAGGAGCCATACGTAGGATTCCACAGGTTGGTGGGCTTGCCGTTGTGGCCCTCCTTCTCAGGGGGCTGGCCCTGCGTGAAGCCCAGGTTGACATGGCCGCCCTCGGCGCCAGGTTGGCCAGCGGCGGAGACAGGCTTGGCAGCTGCTGGCGGCCCCTGCGGCACCTGGAGGTGTGGGTAGCAGGGTGGAGGAGGGGCTGCTCCCAGGGCGGGTGGAAGTTCAGGACCTCCAGCGGGTTGAGGGCACTGCGGGGCCTGACTGGGTTGTAGCGGCACGTCTGCCTCTTTCTTGCACTCCCCCGTGGGAGCTACCTCCTGTCCCGGGACGCACACCAGAAGCGAGGGGGTACTGGGGTCTTCGGGCCTCATGGGCACACGCTCCTCCTCCTCAGGGAGGGGGCCATACTCTACGGGGAGGGGCACGGACACCACATCCGGGTCCTGGATAGGGGAGAAGGTGGGGCCGGGTGAAGGACACTTTCAGTCACTTAAGTTAGGCGACCATAGGCGATCTCTGGCATGCAAGAGTGATGGCTGGCCGACCTGTAAGCAATAGTCGATCCTCTCCAGGATGGTGGAGAAGTTCGGTCTGTCTTCTGGCTGATGCTGCCAACTCTGTGTCATTATTCTGTAACTGCAAGGGTGCACATGCGCAATCCAGTGTCAGAAGGCATGCAGGACACACAGATGTATGCCGGTCATTTTACGTTTTGGTTCTTAGTTCACCGTTTTGGGACAACACATTTGTCAACAATAGTTTGTAAGTCACGCTAAAACAGGGTCTGAGTAGTTAGAATATGTATCCCTGTGAACTCCGAATACATTACGCTTCAAAAATTAGCTGTCAGTGGTAATGCGCAGTGTAGGGTTATTTCCAGCTTCGGGTCTAAATCAGCGTCTTCGTTCTGTGCCATATGGCACAAAGTGTGTTACAGTTGGGGACCGCAAAGCGCTTGTAGTGACAGAGGCTGTAGGAGGCAACGTCTCAACCTGAACCACGACGGCAATGGAACGTGCACTCACACGGGCCCGGGGCAGTTCTTAGGAGGGTCCATTCTGCCCCCATTGGTGACGAATTCTAGCACCTCCTGGTTGCTGCGACTGGGGTAAGGCATGTAGCCCAGGGAGAAGATCTCCCAGAGCAGCACGCCGAAGGACCTGAACTCGCCGCAGACATGgggagggaaaggagaggggtaGCACTTAAGGTGGAGGACGGGAATAAAGAGGGAGCTGCACAAGGCAGACGGTGACAGCAGCAGTGTAAGTCTGAGATCTGATACTGAGGAAAATGCCTTAAGCGAGTTCTGGATGAATCGGTTATGGAGTGCATGTTGTTATTCTGAAGCTCCCTAGATGGTGTGTCTGGCGAATGTGAATAACTATGATGAGAAGCTCCgtcaggctccctctccaggccctgctgcccccccccaatgggCTCCATGGAACGCATCGATTACAGACGATGCTAACAGGACAAGCTAAGATTACAGTGATGCTAACAGGAGCAGACGGGGGAGAGCAGACAGAAGGGAGCGGGAAGAGTGTCTCCGGGGACACACAGATAGTCATGTGATCTGCATGTCTGGGTAAgctcgctgtgtgtgtgtgtgtgggtgtgtgtgtctgtctgtctatgtggAGGCATGTGTCCCCacataataaaaacctgttactttgaccTTCTGGGGACAATTTTTTcaatccccacaaggggaaaaatcaattaaaattataaaaatctgtgaccgcaatcaaaaaataaaaatgccaaaagtcttgtattttgttaggacctgcaggtcagggctggggggggggggttatggtcagggctgggtgggggttatggtCGTCAtatttgggattagggttttgcacaTAGAAATGAGAGAGTTCCTATCAagatacaggtctgtgtgtgcacagagtacaggtctgtgtgtgcatgcatgtgtgtgtcctcACCAGGTGTCCGTCTTGGAGGTGAAAATCCCCTCCATGAAGGCTTCAGGGGGCATCCACTTGACGGGCAGCATCGCCCTACCGCCCTTCCTATAGTAACTCGCCCTATGGGATCGCACAGGCATGTGCACacaagcacacgcacacacacgcacgcacacacatgcataccgaCATCAGTCAGCTTCTCGGAGGTTTCATTCCTTACAGCACATTACCTGCAGACAGCACCAGAGAGGGCATGACCAGATCTCCTCATAGAATAACAATGATGAGAGGCGGACTCGGAGTCCCACCGCCGTTGCCACGGCAACTAGCTCTCGCGCTTATCAATTAGGAGACAGATTCCATTTCACTACCCATATTTTCAGGGGTTTTTTTTCTGCTCGTAACCCACCCTTATTCCGCGAAACGCATCATGAATACAGACAT from Brienomyrus brachyistius isolate T26 chromosome 14, BBRACH_0.4, whole genome shotgun sequence encodes the following:
- the LOC125707246 gene encoding ALK tyrosine kinase receptor-like, which encodes MPVRSHRASYYRKGGRAMLPVKWMPPEAFMEGIFTSKTDTWSFGVLLWEIFSLGYMPYPSRSNQEVLEFVTNGGRMDPPKNCPGPVYRIMTQSWQHQPEDRPNFSTILERIDYCLQDPDVVSVPLPVEYGPLPEEEERVPMRPEDPSTPSLLVCVPGQEVAPTGECKKEADVPLQPSQAPQCPQPAGGPELPPALGAAPPPPCYPHLQVPQGPPAAAKPVSAAGQPGAEGGHVNLGFTQGQPPEKEGHNGKPTNLWNPTYGSWFLQQQQRRQQRQVVGRALGEGQEHGGRTVGEAAGLQLQHKQLLQQQHQGLCRPLLPPPPPPTPTAAPLLLDSASLPPVPLFRLRRFPCGNIGYGYQEQGLPMEPLVAQAPPPPPVPPSQRPVSMARLGVPEDGRPLLVTMGTATMQDPRLPTMEGHNATVL